From one Branchiostoma floridae strain S238N-H82 chromosome 3, Bfl_VNyyK, whole genome shotgun sequence genomic stretch:
- the LOC118412522 gene encoding probable isoprenylcysteine alpha-carbonyl methylesterase ICMEL1 yields MALTTGWGRTVLNTLMVATVIPYGIAIFLYAKFGWPTNYQGGKLAGLHPQKVFKLNYAAMQWFVVGTIQHLPLYFSVTRAYRTARPESLVKNIPFGRHGCLLDVYVPHLVPGRTPPPKMPVYIFVFGGAWTSGSRTLYCMLANQLADKLQSVVVVPDYPLWPEEQHVHAMQTAIIDSVAWTYSNIEKYSGDKMNIHLMGHSAGAHLSVLAPMALARGDYSPLDEDTTPSTLLPAIRKVLGFSGVYDITDHYKHEEMRGVADVSPMHRVMGGPENFHLWSPSALVQVLAEKDLISRLPPMYLFHGTADHIVPYQSTVKLGDRLAEVNGKAVVKILADVGHSEPVTDVMLPDRPTYDLIMGCIMETAKDQRNQGDQDSAILPTFVSGQ; encoded by the exons ATGGCCCTAACTACAGGCTGGGGTCGTACAGTCCTCAACACCCTCATGGTAGCGACCGTCATCCCGTACGGGATCGCCATATTCCTGTACGCTAAGTTCGGCTGGCCCACCAACTACCAAGGCGGAAAGCTAGCTGGGCTACATCCGCAGAAAGTCTTCAAGCTGAACTATGCAGCCATGCAGTGGTTTGTAGTGGGGACTATACAGCACCTGCCTCTGTACTTCTCTGTAACCAGGGCATACAGAACAGCCAGACCAGAAAGCCTTGTTAAG AACATTCCATTTGGCCGGCACGGCTGTCTCCTAGACGTGTACGTGCCCCACCTTGTTCCAGGACGGACCCCTCCTCCCAAGATGCCCGTGTACATCTTCGTGTTCGGTGGCGCCTGGACCTCGGGTAGCAGAACACTTTACTGCATGCTAGCCAATCAGCTGGCAGACAAGTTACAGTCTGTGGTGGTGGTTCCAGATTACCCATTGTGGCCTGAA GAACAACACGTCCATGCCATGCAGACAGCCATCATTGACAGTGTAGCCTGGACCTACAGCAACATTGAGAAGTACTCCGGAGACAAA ATGAACATTCACCTGATGGGACACTCAGCAGGAGCACACCTGAGTGTGCTGGCACCAATGGCACTGGCACGAG GTGACTATTCTCCGTTGGATGAAGACACAACACCCAGTACCCTCCTCCCTGCGATCAGAAAGGTCCTGGGCTTCTCGGGTGTGTATGACATCACAGATCACTACAAGCACGAGGAGATGAGGGGTGTGGCAGACGTGTCACCCATGCACAGAGTCATGGGGGGACCTGAAAACTTCCATCTGTGGTCACCAAGTGCTCTGGTGCAGGTCCTAGCAGAAAAAGACTTGATCTCCAG ACTCCCCCCGATGTACCTGTTCCATGGTACTGCAGACCACATCGTCCCTTACCAGTCCACCGTCAAGCTGGGCGATCGCCTGGCTGAAGTCAACGGAAAGGCTGTCGTGAAAATCCTAGCCGACGTCGGACATTCTGAGCCTGTGACGGACGTCATGCTGCCGGACCGCCCCACCTATGACCTCATCATGGGGTGTATCATGGAGACAGCTAAGGACCAAAGGAACCAAGGGGACCAAGACTCTGCTATCCTTCCTACCTTTGTCTCAGGGCAATAA